A part of Primulina eburnea isolate SZY01 chromosome 10, ASM2296580v1, whole genome shotgun sequence genomic DNA contains:
- the LOC140803846 gene encoding dof zinc finger protein DOF5.6-like, giving the protein MDYSPITPQSDQEDIFTCTRTLLERRVIRPQHEQALKCPRCESTHTKFCYYNNYSLSQPRYFCKAYRRYWTKGGTLRNIPVGGRCRKNNKSSAKTSSSSSSDNQNLQHTKGASALSPLPSYYDDHTIDPTNQFLLAFPDPIYFPSVHSNGILTANMNPHHSSFLLQNPAPVPHFLENKYESLFGGRDFIGLINDENFGGINDNFGGLCYRTGIDQNLSARMQLQYENHHELEAKPMNTSKILSLEWHNLQQEACNSETGKGYPAGINGSWTGLMNGFGSSINPML; this is encoded by the coding sequence ATGGATTATTCTCCAATCACACCACAATCTGATCAAGAGGACATATTCACATGCACAAGAACTCTACTAGAGAGGAGAGTTATAAGACCGCAGCATGAACAAGCCTTGAAATGCCCACGATGCGAATCTACGCACACCAAATTCTGTTACTACAACAACTACAGCCTCTCCCAACCTCGATACTTCTGCAAAGCCTACCGTCGCTACTGGACCAAAGGCGGCACCCTCCGCAACATCCCCGTCGGTGGCAGATGCCGGAAGAACAATAAGTCTTCAGCCAAGACGTCGTCGTCGTCTTCGAGTGATAATCAGAACCTGCAGCATACTAAGGGAGCCTCCGCTCTATCACCTTTGCCTTCGTATTACGATGATCATACTATCGATCCCACGAATCAATTTCTGCTGGCATTTCCTGATCCAATATACTTCCCATCTGTCCACTCAAATGGGATTTTGACTGCTAACATGAATCCACACCACAGTAGTTTCTTGCTCCAAAATCCTGCTCCGGTTCCTCACTTTTTGGAGAACAAGTATGAGTCCCTTTTCGGGGGCCGCGATTTCATAGGATTAATCAATGATGAGAACTTTGGTGGGATTAATGATAACTTTGGAGGGCTTTGCTATCGAACCGGGATTGATCAAAATCTCAGTGCAAGAATGCAGCTGCAGTACGAAAATCATCACGAGCTGGAAGCGAAGCCAATGAATACATCAAAGATTTTGTCGCTTGAATGGCATAATCTTCAGCAAGAAGCTTGTAATTCTGAGACTGGTAAGGGTTATCCGGCCGGGATTAATGGATCCTGGACTGGATTGATGAATGGCTTTGGATCTTCAATTAATCCGATGCTCTAA